One genomic window of Gracilinema caldarium DSM 7334 includes the following:
- a CDS encoding LptF/LptG family permease, whose translation MDKTKPIPIIPILAAYSLIALIILVGKQLFSSPEPTPLPIFNVSWPLVGALIEFITLFPIILFSALALVFVFSIFEEQNQGRFSPQFFSTMAKPLIATIGASAVYGILLLLFQPILFDFRYRMYTQAQIFNDAKAKATEEIQREDWKEAAIHLAICERIWKQSKETQELRDKLAVAQEKERGKLIDLEHQSPEKGYMETPEGLIPLLPGQQSPVTIREALNLAKNNLNHNNAFDAHWYASMAKKMAKPGSPEATEATRLAAQAWNTIAEQKPTPQKEKEYRVYKDKLEGYNAIQVGDYIQAYYIFNTLAQEVPSDPDVKKYKETALSGTKKVAFFQDEAIKTVGETLSYGLFSIPIHNNQEGNLGIGILKADTLTILSDVSYGTKVTFQIFNTAGDLQQSVQSDYAKFSPFAKNKTLMLLKAIDKNNKNLVWEPRWSVTTGKKETFLVLSISYEDFLLASHAQTNSKNLSILELFNAQKKLPTYGFIPHIFQLELLNRIMDPFLCLVLSIATLALSWRLRPLKKPGLIVFPMILLLPIVFFLILEGSRIIGTIINTSLLLHFNMILTIIICILNELILLFFAIFFLAGQRS comes from the coding sequence ATGGATAAAACAAAGCCTATTCCGATTATACCAATTCTGGCGGCGTACTCGCTGATCGCCCTCATAATATTGGTGGGAAAACAGTTATTCTCTTCACCAGAACCAACACCACTCCCGATTTTTAATGTTTCCTGGCCTCTAGTGGGAGCACTTATTGAATTCATTACCCTCTTTCCTATCATACTTTTCTCTGCGTTAGCATTGGTCTTCGTGTTTTCTATTTTTGAGGAACAAAATCAGGGCCGATTCTCCCCACAATTTTTCAGCACCATGGCAAAACCGCTTATTGCCACTATCGGAGCTTCCGCGGTTTATGGGATTCTCCTGCTCCTCTTTCAGCCAATACTGTTCGATTTCCGGTATCGAATGTATACCCAGGCACAGATCTTTAATGATGCAAAGGCAAAAGCCACCGAAGAAATTCAGCGGGAGGATTGGAAAGAAGCGGCCATTCACCTGGCTATCTGTGAACGAATCTGGAAACAAAGCAAGGAAACCCAGGAATTACGGGATAAACTCGCGGTAGCCCAGGAAAAGGAGCGGGGAAAACTAATCGATCTAGAACATCAGAGCCCTGAAAAAGGCTATATGGAAACACCAGAGGGTCTCATTCCGCTCCTTCCAGGACAACAGAGTCCCGTAACAATCAGAGAAGCGCTTAATCTTGCTAAGAACAATCTAAACCACAACAACGCCTTTGATGCACATTGGTATGCAAGCATGGCAAAAAAAATGGCAAAACCAGGAAGCCCTGAAGCTACGGAAGCAACAAGACTAGCAGCTCAGGCATGGAATACCATCGCCGAACAAAAACCTACACCTCAAAAAGAAAAGGAATATCGTGTTTATAAGGATAAATTAGAAGGGTATAATGCAATCCAGGTTGGTGACTACATACAGGCCTACTACATTTTTAACACTCTTGCTCAAGAGGTTCCGTCAGACCCAGATGTCAAGAAATATAAAGAAACAGCCCTCTCTGGCACAAAAAAGGTAGCATTCTTCCAGGATGAAGCGATTAAAACAGTTGGAGAAACCCTTTCCTATGGTTTGTTTTCTATACCCATCCATAACAACCAGGAAGGTAATCTTGGAATTGGAATTTTGAAGGCAGATACGCTCACCATACTTTCTGATGTATCCTATGGAACAAAGGTTACGTTCCAGATTTTCAATACTGCAGGGGATCTGCAACAATCGGTACAATCAGATTATGCAAAGTTTAGTCCATTTGCAAAAAATAAAACCCTTATGTTGCTTAAAGCAATTGATAAAAATAATAAAAATCTAGTTTGGGAGCCCCGATGGTCTGTGACTACAGGTAAGAAAGAAACCTTCCTCGTTCTGTCTATATCCTATGAAGATTTCTTACTTGCAAGTCATGCACAAACTAACAGCAAAAACCTTTCAATTCTAGAACTTTTCAATGCACAAAAGAAACTGCCAACCTATGGTTTTATTCCTCATATTTTTCAGCTTGAATTACTAAACCGTATTATGGATCCCTTTTTATGTTTGGTGCTCAGTATAGCCACCCTTGCCCTAAGCTGGCGGTTACGACCTCTTAAAAAACCAGGATTAATTGTATTTCCTATGATACTTCTCCTGCCTATCGTTTTTTTCCTGATTCTGGAAGGGAGTAGGATTATCGGTACGATTATCAATACCTCCTTACTATTACATTTCAACATGATCCTTACTATTATTATCTGTATTTTGAATGAACTGATACTTTTATTTTTTGCAATTTTCTTTCTTGCAGGTCAACGGAGCTAA
- a CDS encoding winged helix-turn-helix domain-containing protein codes for MSDQNWLQSRQFPFSVQCTINIPETYHIPSIALISTNRAETFKFNLVNHIPFLCYGEASTIGHAFLFGAKDFIRYPFDEDELKARISRLLFVNREIEFPEYAVSLHGNTLYGPAGAIELNDDEVCILKILEVSENHRIHKRIIKEHIHPELQPNSRSIDMMISRLRHKLKVISDQNKPLQIKTIYGFGYQID; via the coding sequence ATGTCAGACCAAAACTGGCTGCAATCTAGACAGTTTCCTTTTTCCGTACAATGCACTATTAATATTCCCGAGACATATCATATACCTAGTATCGCCCTTATCTCTACCAATAGAGCGGAAACATTCAAGTTCAATCTTGTAAACCACATCCCTTTTCTCTGTTATGGTGAAGCATCCACTATAGGTCATGCCTTTCTTTTTGGAGCAAAAGACTTTATCCGGTACCCCTTTGACGAAGATGAGCTCAAAGCTCGCATTTCTCGGTTGTTGTTTGTTAATCGAGAAATCGAGTTTCCAGAATATGCTGTTTCTCTACATGGAAATACCTTATATGGTCCTGCTGGGGCCATCGAACTCAATGATGATGAAGTTTGCATCTTAAAGATTCTTGAGGTGTCTGAAAATCACCGAATCCATAAGCGGATTATTAAAGAGCACATTCATCCTGAATTACAACCAAATTCCCGCAGTATCGATATGATGATTTCAAGGCTCCGACACAAACTAAAGGTCATTTCAGATCAGAATAAACCTTTGCAGATTAAAACAATATATGGTTTTGGATACCAGATTGATTAA
- a CDS encoding J domain-containing protein: MSFKKLWNWINLWIRIHFLVIFGFIIGLIGGIFTAFIGLLIGILLEPILQQFLLERSITSYLIQADPRFKKELKPGITAFCALAVYCIIPEPTQGTELSQKAIVEKALNLFHGTLSDWPHIEMLCRLARDNQDLLNVDLLAESLKARLKEDVNPEQALFTLQELVTKYSSGKWERLHRITQVIAPETEKINKDSPWYILGVAPGASVKEIKKSFRRLALQYHPDRLSLLSEAEQQAAEEQFITIRQAYKKVLSENREPSFKHNL, from the coding sequence ATGAGTTTCAAAAAACTGTGGAATTGGATCAATCTCTGGATACGAATCCATTTCCTAGTAATTTTTGGATTTATAATTGGCCTCATAGGGGGGATCTTTACCGCTTTCATTGGACTGCTTATCGGAATCCTACTGGAACCTATCCTACAGCAATTTCTTTTGGAGCGGTCAATTACAAGCTACCTTATCCAGGCGGATCCCCGTTTTAAGAAAGAACTGAAACCTGGCATTACTGCCTTTTGTGCTCTCGCAGTGTACTGCATCATACCGGAGCCAACACAGGGGACGGAATTGTCTCAAAAGGCGATAGTAGAAAAGGCTCTGAATCTGTTTCATGGGACCCTCAGTGACTGGCCCCATATCGAAATGCTCTGCCGACTTGCACGGGATAATCAGGACCTGCTGAATGTAGACCTTCTGGCAGAAAGCCTAAAGGCTCGATTGAAAGAGGATGTAAATCCGGAACAAGCCCTGTTTACACTTCAGGAATTAGTTACCAAATACTCATCAGGGAAGTGGGAACGCCTTCATAGAATTACTCAGGTAATCGCTCCGGAAACAGAAAAGATTAACAAAGACTCACCCTGGTATATTCTCGGAGTTGCACCGGGGGCTTCGGTTAAGGAAATAAAAAAGAGCTTCAGACGGCTTGCCCTGCAGTACCATCCAGATCGCTTATCCTTGCTTTCAGAAGCAGAGCAACAAGCCGCCGAGGAACAATTTATTACAATCCGACAAGCCTATAAAAAAGTCCTGTCAGAAAATAGGGAACCCTCATTCAAACACAATCTATAA
- a CDS encoding RNA methyltransferase, whose amino-acid sequence MQLLDIIIVLCRPAESGNVGAVCRAMKNMGLSRLRIVAPEAPLIEEQIRARAVHAGDVWEQAEHFATLQEAVADCPLVIGTTRRRGKKRKNLSMTPEEVAEFCFSRPGPAALVFGNERTGLDADEIALCNLASHIPVDEAFPSLNLSHAVQIYTYVLHRYFTSHELKDIPGTWKPVSQDEIERLVQTITNSLASIGFYKQAGRDLQERFFRDLFARAGITREEQMYLEGIFKKMSKLAEMNGSAYSEQSS is encoded by the coding sequence ATGCAGCTTTTGGATATTATTATAGTGCTTTGTCGTCCCGCAGAATCGGGAAATGTTGGTGCAGTTTGCAGGGCTATGAAAAACATGGGGCTCTCGCGGCTCCGTATTGTTGCGCCTGAAGCTCCTTTAATTGAAGAACAAATTCGTGCCCGGGCTGTACATGCAGGGGATGTTTGGGAACAGGCCGAGCATTTTGCTACTCTACAAGAGGCTGTCGCCGATTGTCCCCTGGTCATTGGAACTACCCGCCGGCGGGGGAAAAAACGAAAAAACCTGTCTATGACCCCTGAGGAAGTAGCAGAATTCTGTTTTTCCCGGCCCGGGCCAGCAGCTTTGGTCTTTGGTAATGAACGGACAGGGCTTGATGCGGATGAAATTGCCCTTTGCAACCTGGCTTCTCATATCCCTGTTGATGAAGCTTTCCCATCCCTGAATCTTTCTCATGCGGTACAAATATACACCTATGTTTTGCACCGGTATTTTACAAGCCATGAGCTTAAGGATATTCCGGGAACATGGAAGCCGGTTTCTCAGGATGAAATAGAAAGGCTTGTACAAACCATAACCAATTCGCTGGCTTCCATTGGTTTTTATAAACAGGCGGGCAGAGATTTGCAGGAACGTTTTTTTAGGGATCTCTTTGCCCGTGCGGGGATAACCCGGGAAGAACAGATGTATCTTGAAGGCATTTTTAAGAAAATGAGTAAGCTTGCTGAGATGAATGGCTCCGCTTATTCCGAGCAAAGCAGTTAG
- a CDS encoding STAS domain-containing protein, translated as MTNNDIVPGFDDEKDESLKIKLQKVNEVDGCLVLYLTGYIDTYNSNYFQKRVAKAIEAGFIRLIFQCGGLNYVSSTGIGSFTAFLKSVKPRGGDLVLLEIQPKVFEVFQLLGFSQFFNIKDNLEESIDFFRSGSPTEKTSVFPKIFSCPICSKKLKAVKPGRFRCSECKTILAIDNAGQVFLG; from the coding sequence ATGACTAATAACGATATCGTACCTGGGTTTGATGATGAAAAGGACGAAAGTCTCAAGATTAAGCTACAGAAAGTGAATGAGGTTGATGGATGTCTGGTACTATATCTTACCGGATATATTGACACCTATAACTCCAACTACTTTCAGAAACGGGTAGCAAAGGCAATAGAGGCTGGCTTTATTCGGCTTATCTTCCAGTGTGGCGGACTTAACTACGTTTCATCAACCGGTATTGGCTCTTTTACCGCCTTCCTCAAATCGGTTAAGCCCCGAGGGGGTGATTTGGTACTCCTGGAAATTCAACCCAAGGTATTTGAAGTATTTCAGCTATTAGGGTTTTCTCAATTTTTCAATATCAAAGATAATCTGGAAGAGTCTATCGACTTTTTCCGTTCCGGCTCTCCAACAGAAAAGACATCGGTATTCCCCAAAATCTTTTCATGCCCGATCTGTTCAAAGAAATTAAAAGCGGTAAAACCAGGCCGATTCCGCTGTTCCGAATGCAAGACGATATTAGCCATAGATAATGCGGGGCAGGTGTTCCTCGGATAA
- a CDS encoding RsmE family RNA methyltransferase, which yields MRRLILTEAPGTSGILNLGSREYRYLVRVLRLEAGDHFRALLPNGTETLFKIIEIGKTSLKAAIIDELGVIPDSARADQKRREILPPVPPIILCQALPKGQKMDLIVRQATEAGVSHIIPFVSQHSVPRLDMTASQQKLERWNRIIKEARQQSGSDVETQIHPITDMAGMFVFWNTLQQKTLNCRALLLHQDPLAKGTLHGYLEGSVESVLIAVGPEGGFSEDEANQCIAQGFKPLLLGMNVLRTETAAIFATAAVQVLLLEKASWNLLNI from the coding sequence ATGAGGCGGCTGATTCTTACTGAAGCACCGGGTACCTCGGGAATACTTAACCTGGGAAGCAGGGAGTACCGGTACCTGGTGCGGGTGCTACGACTTGAGGCAGGGGACCATTTCAGAGCCCTGCTGCCCAACGGGACAGAGACTTTGTTTAAAATTATAGAAATTGGGAAAACCAGTCTCAAAGCCGCTATTATCGACGAACTCGGTGTCATACCGGATAGTGCCAGGGCTGACCAGAAACGACGAGAGATCCTGCCGCCAGTTCCACCTATCATTCTATGTCAGGCCCTTCCTAAAGGTCAAAAGATGGACCTTATTGTACGTCAGGCAACCGAAGCAGGGGTATCACATATAATTCCCTTTGTTTCCCAACATTCAGTACCAAGACTAGATATGACCGCAAGCCAGCAAAAACTCGAACGATGGAACCGTATTATAAAAGAAGCCCGCCAGCAAAGCGGCTCCGATGTGGAGACACAGATTCACCCCATAACCGATATGGCTGGTATGTTTGTTTTTTGGAATACCCTACAACAAAAAACACTCAACTGCAGGGCATTACTCCTTCATCAGGACCCCCTTGCAAAGGGAACTCTGCATGGATATCTTGAAGGGAGTGTTGAATCGGTTTTGATTGCAGTTGGACCAGAGGGTGGATTTTCCGAGGATGAAGCAAACCAGTGTATTGCGCAGGGGTTTAAGCCTCTGTTGCTTGGTATGAATGTATTACGGACTGAAACCGCAGCCATCTTTGCAACCGCCGCAGTCCAAGTTTTACTGCTGGAGAAAGCATCATGGAATCTGTTGAACATATAA
- a CDS encoding WecB/TagA/CpsF family glycosyltransferase encodes MESVEHISCLKVKISNVSLDQLPELLYNLLETGESHHIVLLSLWDLLRARKNNDYRAYVQSAALVIPISKSIVGGVRFLTGKTIHRVMPFEFFIKTLTALEERQKSVYLLGSHLKSLKTAERNLKHTFPRLRIVGRCTGDFKRTEEATILTAIRKASPSLLLAARGIPGQERWLARNKLALGPGIKIWCSDLFDVFAERKHRPGKKTFDRGFEWIGYTFHNPLHIFRIFPYLYYKFLLLYYKLFRRG; translated from the coding sequence ATGGAATCTGTTGAACATATAAGCTGCCTGAAAGTTAAAATTAGTAACGTATCTTTGGATCAATTACCAGAACTGCTTTACAATTTACTCGAAACCGGTGAAAGTCATCATATTGTATTATTATCATTATGGGATTTATTACGGGCAAGAAAAAATAATGATTATCGAGCCTATGTACAAAGCGCTGCCCTGGTTATACCAATTTCTAAAAGTATTGTTGGAGGAGTACGTTTTTTAACAGGCAAAACTATTCACCGAGTCATGCCTTTTGAGTTTTTCATAAAAACCCTTACTGCTTTGGAAGAACGACAAAAATCGGTATATCTCTTAGGATCTCATCTTAAAAGCTTAAAAACTGCCGAACGAAATCTTAAACACACCTTTCCTCGTCTAAGGATTGTAGGGCGCTGTACCGGTGATTTTAAGCGGACTGAAGAGGCTACAATTCTCACTGCAATTCGAAAAGCAAGCCCATCATTACTCCTTGCGGCTAGAGGAATTCCAGGACAAGAACGGTGGCTTGCCCGCAACAAACTCGCCCTTGGGCCAGGCATTAAAATATGGTGTAGCGATCTTTTCGATGTGTTTGCAGAGCGAAAACACCGGCCTGGCAAAAAAACCTTTGATCGTGGCTTTGAATGGATAGGCTACACGTTCCATAATCCATTACACATTTTTCGAATTTTCCCCTATCTTTATTACAAGTTTCTGCTACTATATTATAAATTGTTCCGTCGGGGGTAA
- a CDS encoding PspA/IM30 family protein: protein MGIFSRLKTLISSNVNDMINKAENPEKMLNQLIIDMNEQLIESKKAVAMAIADEKKLERETLNQQAQAQEWERKAMLAVRAGQDDLAKEALLRKQEYENNYVEYKKQWEAQKASVEKLKESLKELQNKIEEAQRKKNLLIARAKRAEAQQKIQNTISNVTGNKSAFEAFDRMAQKVDQLEAEADAAKELEDFSKDTNLEKRFAALEKSDASADLMLMELKEKMKALPDNSSN, encoded by the coding sequence ATGGGAATCTTTTCGAGATTGAAAACTCTCATATCATCTAACGTGAATGATATGATTAATAAAGCAGAAAATCCTGAAAAAATGCTGAATCAGCTCATCATTGATATGAATGAGCAGTTAATTGAATCCAAAAAGGCCGTTGCTATGGCTATTGCGGATGAAAAAAAACTTGAACGGGAAACCTTAAATCAGCAAGCCCAGGCTCAGGAATGGGAACGAAAGGCGATGCTTGCGGTCCGGGCTGGACAGGATGATCTGGCAAAAGAAGCCCTTTTGCGCAAACAGGAATATGAAAATAATTACGTTGAATATAAAAAACAGTGGGAAGCCCAGAAAGCATCGGTCGAAAAGCTAAAGGAATCCCTTAAGGAACTGCAAAATAAGATTGAAGAAGCTCAGCGAAAGAAAAATCTGCTCATTGCCCGGGCTAAACGGGCTGAGGCTCAGCAAAAAATACAAAATACCATCTCTAATGTTACCGGTAATAAGAGTGCCTTTGAAGCCTTTGACCGTATGGCTCAGAAGGTCGACCAGCTCGAAGCCGAAGCAGATGCGGCCAAAGAGCTGGAGGATTTTTCCAAAGACACAAACCTGGAAAAACGATTTGCAGCTCTGGAGAAATCCGATGCGTCCGCAGATCTTATGTTGATGGAACTAAAGGAAAAAATGAAGGCCCTGCCGGATAATTCATCAAACTAA
- a CDS encoding SDR family NAD(P)-dependent oxidoreductase, protein MDTFFSNRSALVIGGSGGIGKAVTLALAAAGAQLYIHGGHSRSRLENTLQEVQQIQMKQGCPLEQQQHRILLQPITGSESVPALLKFAPEVDILVCAYGPFFKKDITHMTAEDWDYLVTMNLALPGALVSAYLESMIQQAWGRILLFGGTNTDSIRGFTTTTAYSAAKTGLGVLAKSVARIGGSVNVTCNVICPGMTETEYLDEQARRYALGKAPGGILLQCEDIAETALAILHNPHQNGTIIALDKGLVI, encoded by the coding sequence ATGGATACATTTTTCAGCAACCGAAGCGCCCTGGTGATCGGAGGTTCCGGGGGTATTGGAAAAGCGGTAACCCTGGCCCTTGCCGCAGCGGGGGCACAGCTATACATTCACGGGGGACATTCCCGTTCTCGACTAGAAAACACCCTGCAGGAGGTGCAACAGATCCAGATGAAGCAGGGATGTCCCCTGGAGCAGCAACAGCATCGCATCCTTTTACAACCGATCACAGGCTCTGAATCGGTACCTGCATTGCTCAAATTTGCACCTGAGGTAGACATACTTGTCTGTGCCTATGGCCCCTTTTTCAAAAAAGACATCACCCATATGACCGCCGAAGACTGGGACTATCTTGTTACCATGAATCTTGCATTGCCGGGAGCCCTCGTTTCCGCATACCTGGAATCCATGATACAGCAAGCATGGGGACGAATCCTCTTATTTGGGGGCACCAATACGGACAGCATCCGCGGTTTTACCACCACCACAGCCTATTCAGCGGCAAAAACCGGCCTTGGGGTTCTTGCCAAGTCAGTAGCCAGGATTGGCGGCTCAGTCAATGTAACCTGTAATGTCATTTGCCCTGGTATGACCGAGACCGAATATCTTGATGAACAGGCCCGTCGCTATGCACTGGGAAAAGCCCCCGGAGGCATTTTGCTACAATGTGAAGATATTGCAGAAACCGCCCTTGCAATTCTGCATAATCCTCATCAAAATGGTACTATCATTGCATTGGATAAGGGGCTTGTAATATAG
- the murA gene encoding UDP-N-acetylglucosamine 1-carboxyvinyltransferase → MHEYLIEGGKPLSGTITASGNKNAALPCIAAALLTDQPVVLKNIPAIEDVQVMLEVYKALGGTVEPIGHNAYRLTVTNIVSDEIPVAQAKKIRASILFAGPMLARNGRVVLPPPGGDVIGRRRLDTHFLALTELGAQVEINGSFVFTASRLQGADIFLDEASVTATENAIMAAVLAKGRTLLTNAASEPHVQDLCKMLVSMGARISGIGSNVLTIDGVERLSGTEFAIGADFMEVGSFIGLAAATRSELTITNTRPEDLRPAKIAFGKLGIQWEVDGTTIHISKQQSLKVNTDLGGMIPKIDDAPWPGFPPDLTSIITVVATQVEGTVLIHEKMFESRMFFVDKLIGMGARIVLCDPHRAVVTGPARLTGSELTSPDVRAGMAMVIAALAAEGKSLIRNVYQIERGYEHLVDRLATLGANIKRINEC, encoded by the coding sequence ATGCACGAATACCTTATAGAAGGCGGAAAGCCCCTTTCAGGAACCATAACCGCCAGTGGAAATAAAAATGCAGCCCTTCCCTGTATTGCTGCAGCCCTCTTAACCGATCAACCGGTCGTTTTAAAAAATATACCCGCTATCGAAGATGTCCAGGTCATGCTGGAAGTCTACAAAGCTCTTGGTGGAACCGTGGAGCCCATCGGGCACAATGCATACCGGCTCACTGTGACGAATATAGTGAGCGATGAAATTCCTGTAGCCCAGGCAAAAAAGATCCGGGCTTCCATTCTCTTTGCCGGCCCCATGCTTGCCCGTAACGGCCGGGTGGTTCTGCCACCTCCCGGCGGTGATGTTATCGGCCGTCGCCGGCTCGATACCCACTTCCTGGCCCTTACCGAACTGGGCGCCCAGGTAGAGATAAACGGTTCCTTTGTATTTACAGCATCTCGTCTGCAAGGGGCCGACATCTTCCTGGATGAAGCCTCGGTAACCGCCACCGAAAACGCAATCATGGCTGCGGTGCTCGCGAAGGGCCGCACCCTTCTCACCAATGCGGCCAGTGAACCCCATGTGCAGGATCTCTGTAAGATGCTGGTATCCATGGGTGCTCGCATATCAGGGATTGGTTCCAATGTGCTCACCATCGATGGGGTCGAGCGGCTTTCAGGCACCGAATTTGCCATCGGTGCTGACTTTATGGAAGTTGGTTCCTTTATAGGCCTTGCTGCAGCCACCAGGAGCGAACTTACCATCACCAATACCCGTCCTGAGGATTTACGGCCTGCAAAGATAGCCTTTGGCAAACTCGGGATTCAGTGGGAGGTTGATGGAACTACAATCCATATTTCTAAACAGCAATCCCTTAAGGTGAATACCGATTTGGGCGGTATGATACCGAAAATCGATGATGCTCCATGGCCAGGCTTTCCGCCGGATTTAACCAGTATCATTACTGTCGTCGCGACCCAGGTGGAAGGCACTGTGCTTATCCATGAAAAGATGTTCGAGTCCCGTATGTTTTTTGTGGATAAGTTAATTGGGATGGGAGCCCGGATTGTACTTTGTGATCCCCATCGGGCTGTTGTCACCGGTCCTGCCCGACTTACGGGATCGGAGCTTACTTCTCCGGATGTGCGGGCTGGCATGGCTATGGTCATTGCAGCCCTTGCAGCAGAGGGAAAGAGCCTTATCCGTAATGTGTACCAGATTGAACGGGGATATGAACACCTGGTGGATCGCCTTGCTACTCTGGGTGCGAATATCAAGCGGATTAACGAGTGTTAA
- a CDS encoding sigma-54-dependent transcriptional regulator, with the protein MYSVLCIDDAEEQLQMLTLQLIDTYHVITCQKPQNAIAQITKHQPAAVILDLHMPKINGFKLLSDITGLYNPPPVLILSGHTEPLFVVRSLHLGARDFLSKPYTSTMLRYRLTKIITESPIFKTAHHQPLSHSLFIGNSKPIETLKLEIQTFANSNLPILIYGESGTGKDLVAREIHYRSPRNKGPYIVRNMGAIPPTLIESELFGCDEGAFTDAKPHAGCFEQANGGTLFLDEIAEASPTAQAALLRVIEDGYIQHLGGKTIHEVSFRLISATNKNLDSLISEKQFRSDLKYRLEGITLTIPPLRERKEDIPILTSYFVPSHEHEIANETIEKLCEYNWPGNVRQLRMCLERAKLLAGPESTIRPEHIRF; encoded by the coding sequence ATGTATTCCGTGCTTTGTATTGATGATGCAGAGGAACAGCTTCAAATGCTGACACTCCAGCTCATCGATACCTATCACGTGATTACCTGCCAAAAACCTCAGAATGCTATAGCCCAGATTACTAAGCATCAGCCCGCGGCGGTTATTCTCGATTTACATATGCCGAAAATAAATGGTTTCAAACTCCTATCGGATATTACTGGTCTTTATAACCCGCCGCCAGTGCTCATCCTATCAGGACACACAGAACCACTTTTCGTAGTCCGGTCTCTACACCTAGGAGCCAGAGATTTTCTTTCGAAACCATATACATCAACCATGCTCCGATATCGATTAACCAAAATAATAACTGAATCCCCTATCTTCAAAACCGCACATCATCAACCCCTAAGCCATTCCCTGTTTATTGGAAACTCTAAGCCAATTGAAACATTAAAATTGGAAATACAAACCTTTGCTAATTCAAACCTTCCCATCCTTATCTATGGAGAAAGTGGTACGGGGAAAGATCTAGTAGCTCGAGAAATTCATTACCGATCTCCACGCAACAAGGGACCCTACATTGTTCGAAATATGGGAGCTATTCCACCAACCCTCATAGAAAGTGAATTATTTGGTTGTGATGAGGGTGCATTTACTGACGCTAAGCCCCATGCTGGCTGTTTTGAACAGGCTAATGGGGGAACCTTGTTTCTTGATGAAATAGCCGAAGCAAGCCCCACAGCCCAGGCAGCACTGTTACGGGTTATTGAAGACGGATATATTCAACATCTTGGCGGGAAGACCATCCATGAAGTATCATTCCGCCTCATTAGCGCTACTAATAAAAATCTTGATAGCCTCATCTCAGAAAAACAGTTCCGTTCTGATTTAAAATATCGACTGGAAGGTATCACCCTCACTATCCCACCACTAAGAGAGAGAAAAGAAGATATACCTATCCTTACAAGTTATTTTGTACCATCCCATGAACACGAAATTGCCAATGAAACTATTGAAAAACTCTGTGAGTATAACTGGCCAGGGAATGTCCGACAATTGCGTATGTGCCTGGAACGGGCAAAGCTTCTCGCAGGACCTGAAAGCACCATCCGGCCCGAGCATATCCGGTTCTGA